A genome region from Microcella alkaliphila includes the following:
- the hpf gene encoding ribosome hibernation-promoting factor, HPF/YfiA family: MDITITGRNIGITDRFRDYATEKGEKVEHLADRPQVLEIKVSRHHEKNGKPGDDRVEMTLIGPGPVVRAESAASDKYAAFDLAIDKLMERLRRAKDKKKVHRGKHRPVSLREAAADGFSVVDITPARPEVIESVSTGSIPVQQADESDEPAYTPVVVRQKVFPASLMTVDEAVDQLELVGHDFFLFIDATTDRASVVYRRTGWNYGVISLEHEADEAPAKRGRG; the protein is encoded by the coding sequence GTGGACATCACAATCACCGGACGCAACATTGGCATCACCGACCGGTTCCGCGACTACGCCACCGAGAAGGGCGAGAAGGTCGAGCACCTCGCGGACCGCCCCCAGGTTCTCGAAATCAAGGTGTCGCGGCACCACGAGAAGAACGGCAAGCCGGGCGACGACCGTGTGGAGATGACCCTGATTGGACCGGGACCTGTGGTGCGCGCCGAATCGGCGGCGAGCGACAAGTACGCGGCCTTCGACCTCGCGATCGACAAACTCATGGAGCGATTGCGTCGCGCCAAAGACAAGAAGAAGGTGCACCGCGGCAAGCATCGGCCCGTCTCCCTGCGCGAGGCCGCGGCCGACGGGTTCAGCGTCGTCGACATCACGCCCGCGCGCCCCGAGGTGATCGAGAGCGTGTCGACCGGGTCGATTCCCGTGCAGCAGGCCGACGAGTCCGACGAGCCCGCCTACACGCCCGTCGTCGTACGGCAGAAGGTTTTCCCGGCGTCGCTCATGACGGTCGACGAGGCCGTCGACCAGCTCGAGCTGGTCGGGCACGACTTCTTCCTGTTCATCGACGCCACAACCGACCGGGCGAGCGTTGTGTACCGCCGCACTGGCTGGAACTACGGCGTTATCAGCCTCGAACACGAGGCCGATGAGGCGCCCGCCAAGCGGGGGCGTGGATGA
- a CDS encoding ComF family protein translates to MADALTPLSSSRSHSSPLRPPRPVIAAALRSAWALVAPVECVGCDEPDVVVCEACAAELEPRVRTAPLTVGRDDVPLVAALDYEGVPRRALLALKEEGRTELAGPLAAAVDAAVVEAYRQAARYTVNRRESPLLVAVPGSRAGLARRGFHPTDALLRRAGFHATRALVPARANAPAQKSRRLDERLARDGAVAVRAGERLLGRRVVLIDDVVTSGATLRSAAAVVRAAGAEVVACAAVMATPRRDGESSIPWASH, encoded by the coding sequence ATGGCCGACGCGCTTACGCCCCTGTCTTCGTCCCGTTCGCACTCGTCTCCGCTGCGGCCGCCGCGGCCCGTCATCGCCGCTGCGTTGCGCTCGGCCTGGGCGCTGGTCGCTCCGGTCGAGTGTGTGGGCTGCGACGAGCCCGACGTGGTGGTGTGCGAGGCGTGCGCGGCCGAGCTCGAACCCCGCGTGCGCACGGCACCGCTCACGGTGGGCCGTGACGACGTTCCCCTCGTCGCGGCGCTCGACTACGAGGGGGTGCCGAGGCGGGCTCTTCTCGCGCTGAAGGAAGAGGGGCGCACCGAGCTCGCGGGCCCGCTCGCCGCCGCGGTCGACGCGGCCGTGGTCGAGGCCTACCGACAGGCGGCCCGCTACACCGTGAACCGGCGAGAGTCGCCCCTGCTCGTGGCGGTGCCGGGCAGTCGCGCGGGGCTCGCGCGGCGCGGCTTCCACCCCACCGATGCGCTCCTGCGCCGGGCAGGGTTTCACGCCACCCGGGCGCTCGTCCCCGCCCGCGCGAACGCTCCCGCACAGAAGTCGCGGCGCCTCGATGAGCGCCTCGCCCGCGACGGCGCCGTCGCCGTGCGGGCAGGCGAGCGCCTGCTCGGCCGTCGGGTCGTGCTGATCGACGATGTCGTGACGTCGGGCGCGACGCTGCGTTCGGCGGCCGCCGTGGTGCGCGCGGCCGGGGCCGAGGTCGTGGCGTGCGCGGCCGTCATGGCGACGCCGCGTCGAGACGGCGAGTCGAGCATCCCCTGGGCATCTCATTAG